The genomic interval TGGGAGTCGATCGAAAAGCGAGCATACTCCAAACCCTTGGGACCAATTTTTTCGATCACGACGCCCATTAGTTTGGCTGCCCACATGGGCAAGGTAACGCCCTTATCGTAGGCAGGAATACTTTGCTGAACTGCATTGCGGCGATCGCCCTGGGACATCACAGGTTGAGTTTCCAGCACATCCTGCACCAGATCCAGCATTTCCTGACCGAGATCGTTGCGGACCACAATCCACTGCCAGCCAAAGGGTGCGCCCATGTAACCCACCACCAGATCGGCGAGGGAGTTGACGTAATCAAAGCAGCTCATACAGGAGGGGGCAAACACATCCTTCAGTTGGTTGGTCTTTAGACCAAAGAAGGGCACGGTTTCGGTTGAACCATCCTCATGCTTAAAGTGAACCCGAAAGTCCTGCATGAATTCGTAATGGACAACGGTATCGGGCGATCGACTGGTGGTATCCAAGAACTTCTGTAACCCCGCACGGGTGACATTATCGACACAAGGCGTTCCCAAAACGTAGAGTTTCTCCAGCCCAAGTTGCTTTTCAACCGTGCGAAGCGCCTGGATCTGGCAACCGACGCCAATCACCAGCAACCGTTTCATGCCGGATTGTTCCACCTGTTCCAGTACAGATAAATTGGGAGACAGGGTGGGCTTGTTCACCCGTGCCGCCAAAATTTCCTCCGGAGTACGGGCAATCACAGGTTTGGGTTGAAATCGGTCTTCCTCCGTGTTCTGGACGCAGACCACACCTTCCACCATGCCCCGGTTCAACATTTCAATCGCGATCGTGCTGACAATTCCCGTCCATTGCGCCCCTGGAATCGGTTCTTGCTTGCGGGCTGCCATCATGTCCTGGTTTACCCCAAAATACCAGGCATCGGGATTGCTCAAATCGCGGCTCCGTCCATGCACCTGTTCCTCCAATTCAGCGATATGCTGAGTCAGAAAAGCACAGGCATCCTTAACGTAGTGAATATAATGGGTGTCACACAGCCCACACTCGCTACACAGTTCTTTCGCAGGGCGGCGACTGGAGGGTTTGAGCGCTTTTGCTTTTTGGTGAGGAGGCGCTTGGGTCATGGGTAAAGCGTCTGTTTAAAGAGGGTTCCTGATAGATCACAATAGCTCAATATGGTACGCAACGTTCTCGTGAATGGCAGGTAGTCCAAAATCCAGGCCGCACAATTCTGAGGCAACCAATCCCAGCATGAATGGTCGGTGAAGTGCGATCGTAGGGTTAAATGGTTGAAATATGAATTTCAAAAAGCCCAACCCTAACCTAAGGCAGTCTGAAGCAATTTAAGTGCTTGTGGCATAGAGTGAGGGGCGATCGCACTGGGCACAAAAATATTATCGAGTGTAGCAAGCAAATCAAGGAGCCTGGCAATGGCTTCATAGTGGGCATAACGTCCAAGGTCACCGGACGCAGACAACCTTTACAACTCAACCGACCAGGGTGCGGCATTCTGGTGCAGCAACTTGTTATGCCGCGCTGAACACTGCTTCAATTTCTTCACCCAGCACCATTGATAGTATCAATATCTTCAGGCAAGACTACAGGGATTTCTGCATTTATAAATCCAGAGACATCACGAGTTACGATCGCATCAACGCTATATGCTACCGCACAAGCATACTGTACTGCATCTTCAAAATCCTCGAAATTTAATGCAACAGCTTGTTCTAGCACCTCTAAATCGACTGTACAAATGTTTAGATCGCTCAATACCTGAGTAATTGCATCTTGCGCCACTGCCCTTCCTGCTGCCCTACGTACAATGTAGTAAATGTTAGTTATTGTCGTTGCTGCGATAAATCCCTCAGTTTCCCCATCATCAATACGCTCAAATAATCTTGATGCATTTTCCACAAATGGCTCTCGTTCTTGTAAAAAATCAAGAACAACATTAGTATCAATCAGAACTCGCATTACTGATACTTCTCGGTCAGATAGGTTACATAATCCGCTTGGGCGTTACTTTCCCCTGTGGCTGTCGAAATCTTAGCAATACCTCGCAAACGCGACAGGTTTCCCCGCTTGGGTTTGAGGTTCGCTTCCCGTTTCAGAGAGTCTAAAAGAACTTGTACCAACTGCCAGCGATCGCCAGTAGGTAACTGCAATGCCTGATTTTGTATTTCTTGTAACGTCATCAGCATTTTCCTAGCAACTCTTGATCTATTCTAAATTGTTGCTGCCGTTATCGCCTGAAAGTACTGCTAGCTCAAGATGTCATGCCATCTAGTCTCGGACGTCAAGAGATAAGATGCAGGCTACGCCTCAACCGAGGATGAGCGGGATAACGATTGAGATGAGCCGCCGCAGATAACCTCTGATTCTCATAGATAACCTCTCGGCGGTCGGCTCCATCGATTTGTTATGCCGCTGCGATCGCCCTCACTGCTTTTAAGCGCCAATCTCAATGTTTTCATAGAGGGCAATGATTTCGATTTGAGCTTCAAACGCACTCAACGACAATGTAACATCTGGATCATCATATTCTGATAGTAGCCATTGATTAGCAGCCGTTTTGACGTAGTGTTCTACGTGAATACTGTACTGATCAATGAGGAGATATTCGCGGAAGCTTTCAATGGTGCGGTAAGCAGAAAACTTTTCGCCGTGATCATAATCTTGGGTTGATTTGGATAGTACTTCAGCAATGAAGCAGGGATTGGTCACGGTGTCGGTACGCCCGGTTTGAAGCTGTAGGGGTTTTTCGACAACCATCAGATTGGGATAGGTGTAAAGATTGCGACCCCTTGCGGGTATCTCGGAGAGCGCGGGTATCCACAGGCGTTGATCGGCTCCGAAAATCCGGTAGGGCTTGCCTCGCAAAGCAGATTTGAGCAGGGTTGCAAGATTAATTGCCAGTTCGTTGTGGTCAGGTGTGCCTCCCGTCATGAGTCGAATTTCTCCGTTTACGTATTCATGGCGTTCCTCCGAAGCCATTTCAAATTCCAGATATTCTTCACGGGTATAGGTGCGTTGCTCAAGTGCTTGTGTCATGGTGTCTTCAACCTCCCTTATGCTCAACGGTATCTGGCATTTGCTGAATGATTTCCATCGTGCGAACGCTGACAGTGCAGACTCGTTGCAACAGGTCGATGACGTGTTCTTTGTAGTCTGCAAACCTGTAAGTGTTGAAGAGTTTGGCGATCGTCGGGTCTTTGGGTTTCTTTTCTTTGTATTGGTCGAGAATCCATTCCAGGGCGGAGCGATTGCCGAGTTTGTAGTCCCAGGCAACAGCGGGGATACCTTCCAGAGTGGTTTCGGTGTCGAGGATGATTTTGCCTTCGGTTTTGTCGGCTTTAAGTTTGGCTTTGGGTGTGGTGCGTTTGATCGGTTTGGTAGTGTCTGATGGGTTCTGTAGGGGCGGGTCTTGTTCAAATAATGTCGGTTGGTCATCAATCGTCTGGCTAGACCCGCCCTTACGTCGCGTGGTAGCAATGTCAACCCGTCGCAATCCGTAGGGTTCGATGGTTTCGTAGTTCAGGTGCAAATCCATCAGGGCTTTGCCCCAGGTTGCCCATTGGTGGAAGTCGGCGTAGAAGGGCAGGCGGGGAAATTCACGTTTGAGGTTGAGTTCGTATTTGGTGCGGTAGGCGGGATGGTGGAGAACAGCGTAGGTGTAGTGGAAGATGGCTTCTTTGGTGATGGTGGGGGCGTTGTAGTGAGTCTGGAATTGGGTTAAGCCCCAGTTGGTGATGTTGTCGATGCGATTCCCGTTTTCGTCGTAGCGGTAGAGGGGAAGACATTGAGCAGAACAGGCTGCACCAACGACATGTATATCAGGAATTTTATTGCTGGCAATAGTCATAAATGGTTTTTGTGAGCCAGCATCAGTACAGCAAATAACAAAGTTTTTATCTTGACTGGCAGGAAACAAGCTTGGAAGTTGATAGGTTACTCCATTGAAGTGTTTATCAAAATAAAAACTCATTGAAACAAATGGTCTATACAAAGCTGAAACAATGCTTAATGAATCAAACTTTTTGATCACACTACGCTTTAAGTGGTTATCCAGTTCTCGATCCCATTTAATATCTAATTCTCGTACTACGTTATTTTCTAGTCGCTCTTGGTAAGTATCTGCAAAATAACTCATTCGCTCAATTAAGGCATCTTTCGAGAAGTCATATACCCATTCATCTCGTTGAGTCTTAACTGCTGCCGAGAAAAGCTGAAAAATAGCTTCTTGAGATTTCCCAATCTTCACTTCCTTATCAATCAATGGCAAAAAGCTATCAAAATCATTATTTGTTAAATTAATCCAATTCGCCTTTTGATCCGGCGTAATGTTGTCAAACGGAATGTGCTCAAACCGTGTCCGTTCAAACCAGTCAAGCTTTTCTTCCTTCGTTTGCTCATCCTGCAACGTAAAGTAAAAAATCTTTGCCTTGCTCATGCCCATACCTTTTCGATGGGATAAGCATCAAATTCTTTGTCTTTACTCACAAGAGGGAGAGATCGACTGATTGCCTGAGAAATAATAATACGATCAAAGGGATCTTTGTGCTCTGCTAAATAAAAGGGAAGATTATATTGTTGAATCGTATCTTGTATCGAGATTGGGAGTAACTGTAAGTCGGTTTCCAGAAATCTGGACTCAATTTCGTTGAAATCACAGCTCAAAAAAATCTGCGCTTTTTTAAGCTTTATTCCAATTTCCCAAAAACTGGCAATGCTGACAAAAATATCGTTCGTCACAGCTATTCTTTCTTTGATAGGCTGTGGAAGCTTGGGGCTATCTTCTACAAGCCAAATAAAAGCATGGGTGTCTAGTAAAACTGCACTCATTACATATAGTCCTCAAATTCTTCTAGAGGTTCATCAAAGTTATCTGGTAACGGCAACACAAATGTGCCTTTCATAGAACCAGCCAAACGACGCTTTTTGGGTGTTTCTTTTTGGATAGGTGGTGTCGTATGTTTTTCTAGCAGAAATTCAATGTAATGAAGTACTTCTGTTTGAAGTGCTTCAGGCAGCTTTTCCAGCTTTTCTAGAATAGTTGGTTTTATCATTACTTTTTCTCCTTACTTGTTCTTACTAAAAACATCACTGCAATTCCAGTTTGAATGCCAAATACATTGTTCTTTGTCCCAGAGATTTTAGGATTGTTCCTC from Kovacikia minuta CCNUW1 carries:
- a CDS encoding Coenzyme F420 hydrogenase/dehydrogenase, beta subunit C-terminal domain; translated protein: MTQAPPHQKAKALKPSSRRPAKELCSECGLCDTHYIHYVKDACAFLTQHIAELEEQVHGRSRDLSNPDAWYFGVNQDMMAARKQEPIPGAQWTGIVSTIAIEMLNRGMVEGVVCVQNTEEDRFQPKPVIARTPEEILAARVNKPTLSPNLSVLEQVEQSGMKRLLVIGVGCQIQALRTVEKQLGLEKLYVLGTPCVDNVTRAGLQKFLDTTSRSPDTVVHYEFMQDFRVHFKHEDGSTETVPFFGLKTNQLKDVFAPSCMSCFDYVNSLADLVVGYMGAPFGWQWIVVRNDLGQEMLDLVQDVLETQPVMSQGDRRNAVQQSIPAYDKGVTLPMWAAKLMGVVIEKIGPKGLEYARFSIDSHFTRNYLYVKRNHPEKLATHVPEYARRIVGQYKLPD
- a CDS encoding type II toxin-antitoxin system VapC family toxin, whose product is MSAVLLDTHAFIWLVEDSPKLPQPIKERIAVTNDIFVSIASFWEIGIKLKKAQIFLSCDFNEIESRFLETDLQLLPISIQDTIQQYNLPFYLAEHKDPFDRIIISQAISRSLPLVSKDKEFDAYPIEKVWA
- the vapB gene encoding type II toxin-antitoxin system VapB family antitoxin, which codes for MIKPTILEKLEKLPEALQTEVLHYIEFLLEKHTTPPIQKETPKKRRLAGSMKGTFVLPLPDNFDEPLEEFEDYM
- a CDS encoding Uma2 family endonuclease — encoded protein: MTQALEQRTYTREEYLEFEMASEERHEYVNGEIRLMTGGTPDHNELAINLATLLKSALRGKPYRIFGADQRLWIPALSEIPARGRNLYTYPNLMVVEKPLQLQTGRTDTVTNPCFIAEVLSKSTQDYDHGEKFSAYRTIESFREYLLIDQYSIHVEHYVKTAANQWLLSEYDDPDVTLSLSAFEAQIEIIALYENIEIGA
- a CDS encoding type II toxin-antitoxin system VapC family toxin, whose protein sequence is MRVLIDTNVVLDFLQEREPFVENASRLFERIDDGETEGFIAATTITNIYYIVRRAAGRAVAQDAITQVLSDLNICTVDLEVLEQAVALNFEDFEDAVQYACAVAYSVDAIVTRDVSGFINAEIPVVLPEDIDTINGAG
- a CDS encoding type ISP restriction/modification enzyme; translation: MSKAKIFYFTLQDEQTKEEKLDWFERTRFEHIPFDNITPDQKANWINLTNNDFDSFLPLIDKEVKIGKSQEAIFQLFSAAVKTQRDEWVYDFSKDALIERMSYFADTYQERLENNVVRELDIKWDRELDNHLKRSVIKKFDSLSIVSALYRPFVSMSFYFDKHFNGVTYQLPSLFPASQDKNFVICCTDAGSQKPFMTIASNKIPDIHVVGAACSAQCLPLYRYDENGNRIDNITNWGLTQFQTHYNAPTITKEAIFHYTYAVLHHPAYRTKYELNLKREFPRLPFYADFHQWATWGKALMDLHLNYETIEPYGLRRVDIATTRRKGGSSQTIDDQPTLFEQDPPLQNPSDTTKPIKRTTPKAKLKADKTEGKIILDTETTLEGIPAVAWDYKLGNRSALEWILDQYKEKKPKDPTIAKLFNTYRFADYKEHVIDLLQRVCTVSVRTMEIIQQMPDTVEHKGG